Within the Arachis duranensis cultivar V14167 chromosome 10, aradu.V14167.gnm2.J7QH, whole genome shotgun sequence genome, the region NNNNNNNNNtaaaaaggtaaaaaaaaagattaaatataattaaaaaataacataataatttaatacaaagtttttttaataattacctATGTAAAGCGATTTTAAGtaatattattcaaataatattcaTTTTAACAATTATGAATTTTAGCATAGAATAGGCAAACATAAATTTATGtgtatatatttattgtatatttttatgtataatgtTTAGTAGTTATTGTTTTGAAGTAATAATTAAGTATTGTAAATTAGTTGTAGAGAGAATAACATTTTCTCTTATGTACATGATATATTAATGACAATccatgttttctattttttaatgtacATTCTTCTATGGAATAAAAATTACATAGAATTATGTTATGTGTACATTGAAATAAGTGTGAATAACATACATATTGTAATATAAATATAcgttgaaattaaattaaatcacacatgtacttatacataaatatattagtggTTGATTTTAGCGGCTAATTTGGTACgcgaataatatttttgaattaaataagaTGAACTTAagtttatttgaataaaataggGTATGTCTAAAACGAGCACAACTGTTATATACTTATTCGATGTGCCACACTTATATAAACCATTATATTTGATTAGATGAAAATTAAAGACTAATATGAAAGAAGAGCATTGATGGActctaataaatacaaaatatcttaatacataaataaatattttaaatgacaATACTTTAATACACAATATTTTAAATGGTAACAtaatcttttattcttaaataattaaatataaaatatataaatacaaaaatatgagtattttttatttaataagattaattattatgaaaaaaatttttatgatattaaaaaattatattaaaataaaattttaaactgtaacataaaaatataaaataattaaaattttattttatattacttggcaaataattagattattatattcaaaatttattaattaactaattttgttaaagatattattatataaaataacttttcatcaaaatattttgattttttatttttattatttccaagtatttttttattgttttagttaaattttttattttttaactcaactaaatttatatatataggtgAATTTTACCCAATTCCTTCTAAAACAATATCTAAATTAGCCTCTATGACATGACACATTTAATTAgatgtttaattttaatttgagttaATTTAACTCAATAAGAATTACATCTTAACTAAAGTAAAatcattttataattaaatatttttttaagatagataattatataattttttgtaaatattaaaaaataaatttatattctttTACGAAATCATTATTACTTAAATTCGTTCCACCCTTCCATTGAAAAACACCTTCTATGTTGAGTGAAGTATATTTTCTCCCTTCCACTTTTTCTTCATCACTCAAAGCGCGTTGAGAGCACACTGTAACTCGAAGCAGGACGGAGAGTAAAGATGCAAGTATCCTTTGAATATCTAATGCGATCCAATCATCCATAGCCATTCCAAAAAATGGCTTTGAACTAATTGATATAgtgcaatttaaattctaatagaCGGATGgatcaaaccctaaaccatagatTAATGCATCCTGATAATCAAAAATTTATATGTGACACGAAATTATGTGAACTAAAGAACAAAAGACAACTACAAAATAACAGCACGACCAATACACTCTCTTTAACTGATTGCAGATCCACTACAAATTGAAATCAACACAAAAGAGCAATCAGAGAGAGAAAAAACGAGATTACAGAGAGTAAAGAACTAAAGAttcaatttttagtattttattaaattatacatttattcttttaaataattttttaattacaaaatagcTTAATTATAGTTAACATAATAACCAATTTAAAAGTGACATGTCATAAAGGATAATttacatgttaaaatataaaaaatagagtagaatttactatatatatatatatatgaaaaattagTGTACAAATGtcatcatatttttaaaatacttttaatttttttgtatttatatgttttatatttttaattacgtaagtttgattagtttaagtcttactaatataaataagaCGACCTATCTGTTTAGTTTAGGCCTTACAAAtgtcataatatttttaaaatatatatatttttttgaatttatatgttttatatttttaattatctaagCTTGATTAGTTTAGGTcttactaatataaataaatatataatatgataggcatatttttaaaattatattattttttttaaattgaaaaaaataaaaaggttaataAATCTCACTGTTCGTCCGCTAtcttatgttttaatttttcttgttacttGATGACAGCCGGAAATATCACCATCAGAATATGCAAGAGCTAATAAGGAGCTGAGCGGTTCGTTACACCTTATTACTCAGTTGAGGGCTAAACAGAAGGTATTGAAGTATTGAACCCTCTTCGTGCGCTTTTTGGGTGTTTCTttgaataagaaaattcaaaaggGGGGAAGATAAAGAGTAATGTTAAGTagcttgttttgttttgttttgttttgtcttGCATTAACTTgtgttactttttcttttctactttGTGGGCAATGATTTTTTagctttttaataattattaaatagtttttaattaattttttatatattatttaattataaaatttactatctattttataaattattattttattatttatttattatatttattcactattagaaacaaaaacaataataaaatagatcTTCTATCAATCATGACCTCTATAAATATTTGGTAATAcgaattaataaattttttatcccTCGATCCACCGTAAAAACAAGAGAAATTATATTTATTGgtaactcaatcgattgaatttttgtacgaataatataaattttttcgaaattctaatttttttgttcaaaacacaccaaaaaaaaattcctaTGAACTTCTATTGGGGCGGAAGGAATAGGGCATAGTACAAAAAAAATAGAGTGCAGTTTGAAATATATAGGATGggcccaaaaataatatttgctATCCCCTCAATCATTAGtggtttttggatttttttcagtgggtatttttaagattaattgtgatgctagctATTATTGCAGTTGTGCTCGAGTTGGTTTTACTTGTGTTAGCAGATATTGGAAGGGAAAGTGGCAATGAGGCTGTCCGAAAACAATTGAGAGTCGTAGCATCTTGCAAGGAGagttgtttgctatttggagatGTTTTCTTTCAGCATGGGATTCGGGACAAAGAGACATTATATGTGAGAAGACTGTATGGAAACTTTTATTATTGTCAATAATTTACAAGATTGCTCTGAATTTATTGATCatttggtgttaaaaatctgaGATATTATATCTTGAAAATGATGTGCTAATCTTCGATTTATCTTGAGAGATATAAATATAGTAGCGGTAAAAATTACAATGAGGACCCTTTCTCCCCAAATGAAGCTTTCGTTGTCTTCAAAGAAGTTTAAAAATGGTATTTAGCAAAACTGTATTTCTTAACcagtttcttgtttttttttttctctcttagtttttgtttatttttttttttaagtcacaaaaaaaatgggCCAAAAAGGAGGTAGAGGTGATTGAAGCACGACATGCTGAATCCTTTATCTGAACTAATGGATATAACATAGAGCAGGACCGATAGATTGGAGGGAAATAGGTGCAATTTTGGGCCTCAGGCCCcgttgtatataaaaaaaaagaaggcagTGCTAGAATTGGAAACTAAAACAGATGGATTTTAATTCGAGTTCAAGAATAGACCAGAGAGTAAAGTAACACTTCAATCGATTcaattgaataagaaaaaaaattcatattttatataacaATTCAATCTATTGTATAACACTTTCAATTATTTAGAATTTTGAGAAGTATATTGTCCGgcaaaattcaatcaattatgtTATATTTCTGTAACagatcaaaagataaaaaacttCATTGATTTGCATTACTTAAATATGTATGGAGGTCATGATTAATAGATCTATTTcgttgttatttttatttttaattgtaaataaatataataggtTAATAAATCATGTAAGAGTCCAAACAGTTGAATCCTTTTCCTACTTGCTCTTTGTGTAGGAAATTGATGGCTTGAAGTCACTGGTGGTTGAATGTTCCGGTGACAAAGACATGATTAATATGGCGACAGAGGAAATGAGGCAGGCCATAGAGGAAGAACGAAGATTGCAACATTTGCTGTTGAAGTCCTTACTTCCTAAGGACGGTGCTGATGAAAGAAACTGCATTTTGGAGGTCAGAGCAGGTGATGTGTCACTGTTGAATAAGaatatctattattttttataatcaaaattgTGTTGATTGTTTCTTACTTTTGTTCTGTTTTGACTTCATTTGTTGCCATTTTCATTTGCTTTTACCACTTTTGACAGGCACTGGTGGGGAGAAGGCTTCTTTGTTTGCAATGGACATCTTCAAAATGTAGGTTGCATTTGTGTCATCGAAATCAAAAGGAAACTACTGTTACAGTTTTCTAAAAAGTGATATCGTCTAACATAATTCAGGTACGAAAAGTATGCTCACAAGAATGGCTGGAAATTTGAAGTAGTAGATATTGCTCAATCAGATCTTAAAGGATACAAGGTACATATTTTGTACATTCTGTATGATTTGAGTTATGTGCTTTACTCGAGTTCCTGATATAGTAGAACTGCATTTCATCCTTCATCTGATGGATTTCTTGTAGGAGATGGTGCTTTTGggaaactaaaatttaaaagtggAATGGCTACAACCTTTTACCATCCATGAATAAATCTACTTTCTATCATTGCtgacttctttcttcttcttttttttttaaaataaaaaacaacaaaacaaaagagaGTTCCTGTGACAGAAAAATCAGGACGAGTTCATTCCAGTGCTGTTTCTGTTGCAATCCTCCCTCAGGCTGATGAGgtaattaaataactaatagCTATCATTATGAATTAGTGCTCTAATTGAGCACTTTTATTTAAGTATATGAAGTAATAGTTTATGTTCAGTCTAGTATTAGACATTATGATATGTTTAAGTATATGCAGGTTGATGTTCAATTGAAGAATGAAGACCTAAAAATTGATACCTACAGATCTAGTGGTTCGGGTGGTCAGCAT harbors:
- the LOC107471701 gene encoding peptide chain release factor 1, mitochondrial-like; amino-acid sequence: MSLVKNEKFYYVERGFLSQPEISPSEYARANKELSGSLHLITQLRAKQKEIDGLKSLVVECSGDKDMINMATEEMRQAIEEERRLQHLLLKSLLPKDGADERNCILEVRAGTGGEKASLFAMDIFKMYEKYAHKNGWKFEVVDIAQSDLKGYKRVPVTEKSGRVHSSAVSVAILPQADEVDVQLKNEDLKIDTYRSSGSGGQHANTTNSAVRTS